In Kordiimonas pumila, a single genomic region encodes these proteins:
- the tdh gene encoding L-threonine 3-dehydrogenase, whose translation MKALVKAKAEQGIWLEDVPQPKVGPNDVLIKISKTAICGTDIHIYNWDGWAQKNVPVPMVVGHEYSGVIAEVGSNVTEVQVGQRVSGEGHIVGHKSRNARAGKFHLDPETKGVGVNLPGAFAEYLVLPAFNVVALPDSVPDEIGAILDPLGNAVHTALSYDLVGEDVLITGAGAIGIMAAAVARHVGARNVVITDVNPFRLQLASKVADVRTVNVQEEDLRSVMTELHIVEGFDVGLEMSGTKAGFDEMTDRLMMGGRMALLGLPSAPFETDWSKIILKALKLKGVYGREMFETWYKMLAMLESGLDITPVITHQFAARDYQQAFDAMRSGLSGKVVLDWAAV comes from the coding sequence ATGAAGGCATTGGTGAAAGCAAAAGCGGAACAGGGTATTTGGCTGGAAGATGTACCACAGCCTAAAGTTGGACCGAATGATGTTCTGATCAAGATAAGTAAAACAGCGATTTGTGGTACTGACATCCATATTTATAACTGGGATGGGTGGGCACAGAAAAATGTCCCTGTTCCTATGGTTGTTGGCCATGAATATAGCGGCGTCATTGCCGAGGTGGGTAGTAATGTTACTGAAGTGCAGGTTGGGCAGCGGGTTTCAGGTGAGGGGCATATTGTTGGCCATAAAAGCCGTAACGCGCGTGCTGGAAAATTCCATCTCGACCCGGAAACGAAGGGTGTGGGTGTAAATCTGCCGGGTGCTTTTGCTGAATATTTAGTGCTGCCTGCTTTTAACGTAGTCGCCTTACCTGATAGCGTGCCCGATGAAATAGGGGCTATTCTTGACCCGCTCGGCAATGCTGTTCACACTGCACTGTCATACGACTTGGTTGGGGAAGATGTTCTGATAACAGGCGCTGGTGCTATTGGCATTATGGCGGCAGCTGTTGCTCGCCATGTGGGCGCACGTAATGTGGTGATCACAGATGTTAACCCTTTCAGGCTGCAGCTTGCATCAAAAGTAGCGGATGTGCGTACTGTGAATGTGCAGGAAGAAGACTTGCGCAGTGTAATGACCGAACTGCATATCGTGGAAGGTTTTGATGTTGGGCTGGAAATGAGCGGCACCAAAGCGGGGTTTGATGAAATGACCGATAGGCTGATGATGGGAGGGCGTATGGCTCTTTTAGGTTTGCCGTCAGCACCCTTTGAAACAGATTGGTCAAAAATTATTCTTAAAGCATTGAAACTTAAAGGTGTTTATGGCCGGGAAATGTTTGAAACTTGGTATAAAATGCTTGCGATGCTGGAATCTGGGTTGGATATAACACCTGTTATAACTCATCAATTTGCGGCCCGTGATTATCAACAGGCTTTTGATGCGATGCGCTCTGGCCTCTCAGGTAAGGTGGTGCTTGATTGGGCCGCTGTATAG
- a CDS encoding helix-turn-helix domain-containing protein, translating to MLTKRKHTGAPELGPRLKSLRLERKLTLDLLASKTNISKSMLSQIERGETNPTFAIVWTLTQALRVDLTDLIGGNRVDSNNDAIELLPAHYTPAITSKDGLCILRILSPIGLASHTEWYDMVAQTGGMLASEPHSAGSMEHFTCVSGRFLIKSGESEQHLKEGDTVRYAADVPHAIINDGKTESRGFLLVLT from the coding sequence GTGCTAACGAAACGTAAACATACAGGCGCCCCTGAACTAGGGCCGCGCTTAAAAAGCCTGCGCCTTGAACGTAAGTTAACACTTGATCTGCTTGCATCTAAAACCAATATCTCAAAATCTATGTTGTCTCAAATCGAGCGAGGTGAAACAAACCCTACATTTGCTATTGTGTGGACGTTAACGCAGGCATTAAGGGTCGACCTGACGGATTTGATTGGCGGTAACCGGGTAGATAGTAATAACGATGCTATTGAACTATTACCTGCTCACTATACGCCGGCTATAACCAGCAAGGATGGGCTTTGTATACTTAGAATACTTAGTCCTATTGGTCTCGCCAGTCATACTGAGTGGTATGATATGGTAGCACAGACCGGTGGGATGCTTGCCAGTGAACCCCATAGTGCAGGTTCCATGGAACACTTTACCTGTGTATCAGGCCGGTTTCTAATAAAAAGCGGTGAGAGTGAGCAGCATTTGAAAGAAGGGGATACCGTGAGGTACGCTGCAGATGTTCCCCATGCTATTATTAACGACGGTAAAACAGAGAGCCGTGGCTTTTTGTTAGTCCTCACCTGA
- a CDS encoding amidase family protein: MKASRPSITKNDALKLGMLDAHDQAALLRCGDITALELVEASITRAEALDPELNSISYKAYDDATARAFHISDDHSPMSGVPYLLKDGLDYPDMPAHVGSKFRVNHPYTAKSYPYTNKLDQAGLIPIGKSNATEFGLLPTTEPTLYGPVHNPWSLGYSTGGSSGGAAAAVAAGIVPLAHAADGGGSIRIPASCCGVVGMKPGRGANLRPRGQTLIDDYLVADSLLSRTVRDTSWGVDLCHPTSIGGMPNPLERPLKIAVIMNNLLGEAPHPAVETVIRRTADLCASLGHKVEYVTAPVNGPAVYDAFRTIWAYQAHDIVASCTANLKKGAIEENLEPWTLDLAKWAESLSPLKLEQFFTAAGLANIEYDTFFDEWDVILSPVLKEPPVELDRLGPLRPFPELLIEMFEYVSYTPLHNLTGAPSISLPLFMADNFAPIGSLFSGRQGSEKLLLELSLQLEQAMPWRDKWPQSSVASLLS; encoded by the coding sequence ATGAAAGCTAGCCGCCCCAGTATTACCAAAAATGATGCCCTTAAACTGGGAATGCTCGATGCCCATGATCAAGCTGCTCTTCTTCGGTGTGGTGATATAACGGCTCTGGAGCTGGTTGAAGCCTCGATCACCAGAGCAGAAGCGCTGGACCCCGAACTTAATAGTATAAGCTATAAAGCATATGACGATGCCACAGCCAGAGCTTTTCATATAAGTGATGACCATAGCCCAATGTCTGGCGTGCCATACCTCCTAAAAGACGGACTCGATTATCCTGATATGCCGGCCCATGTTGGGTCCAAATTTCGGGTAAATCACCCCTATACTGCAAAGTCGTATCCTTATACAAACAAGCTTGATCAAGCTGGCCTTATTCCTATCGGCAAATCAAACGCAACAGAGTTTGGCCTTCTACCCACTACAGAACCCACTCTTTATGGCCCAGTACACAACCCTTGGTCGCTTGGGTATTCGACCGGTGGCTCCAGTGGCGGCGCTGCCGCAGCCGTTGCGGCTGGTATAGTACCCCTTGCACATGCAGCCGACGGCGGGGGCTCTATTCGTATTCCAGCCTCTTGTTGCGGCGTTGTTGGGATGAAGCCTGGCAGAGGCGCTAATCTTCGTCCACGCGGTCAAACTCTTATTGATGATTATCTCGTGGCTGATTCCCTTCTGTCACGTACTGTACGTGACACATCATGGGGTGTTGACCTGTGCCATCCAACAAGCATTGGTGGTATGCCTAACCCGTTAGAACGCCCTCTCAAAATTGCAGTTATCATGAATAACCTTCTGGGCGAGGCACCTCATCCTGCCGTTGAGACTGTCATTAGGCGCACAGCTGACCTCTGCGCATCATTAGGTCATAAAGTTGAATATGTAACAGCTCCGGTAAACGGTCCCGCAGTTTATGACGCCTTCAGAACAATATGGGCATATCAGGCTCATGATATTGTTGCTAGTTGCACCGCAAACCTTAAAAAAGGTGCCATCGAAGAAAACCTAGAACCATGGACACTTGATCTTGCAAAATGGGCCGAAAGTCTTAGCCCTTTAAAGCTAGAGCAATTCTTCACAGCCGCCGGGCTTGCCAATATAGAATACGACACATTCTTCGATGAGTGGGATGTTATCCTAAGCCCTGTATTGAAAGAACCTCCCGTCGAGCTTGACAGGCTTGGGCCACTGCGGCCATTTCCTGAACTTCTTATAGAAATGTTTGAGTATGTTTCCTACACGCCGTTACATAATCTAACTGGCGCGCCGTCCATTTCACTTCCGTTGTTTATGGCCGATAATTTTGCCCCTATCGGATCGTTATTTTCCGGGCG
- a CDS encoding glycine C-acetyltransferase: MTFTQDFMDDVSVTLTEIRGEGLYKRERVITSPQAAQIDVETVSGVKSVLNMCANNYLGLANHPDLAVAGKAALDKYGYGISSVRFICGTQDVHRQLESEIADFLGMEDSILYAACFDANGGLFEPLLGEDDAIISDALNHASIIDGIRLCKAKRYRYANNNMAELEARLQEADAAGARHKLIATDGVFSMDGIIADLKSVCDLAEKYNAIVMVDDSHATGFTGVAGRGTPEHCGVEGRVDILTGTLGKALGGGSGGYIAARKEIIELLRQRSRPYLFSNALPPVTAAVALKALELVRGATNRRAQLKDNAVRFRTGMAQAGFTLVPGEHPIIPVMLGDAKIAQNMAEELFELGIYVIGFFYPVVPKGQARIRTQMSAAHTEVDIDKAVAAFTKVGKKLGIIDGATS, from the coding sequence ATGACGTTTACGCAAGATTTTATGGATGATGTATCAGTAACTCTTACTGAAATAAGGGGAGAGGGCCTCTATAAGCGCGAACGGGTAATTACTTCCCCGCAAGCGGCACAAATAGACGTTGAGACTGTATCGGGTGTAAAGAGCGTTCTCAATATGTGCGCAAATAACTACCTTGGGCTTGCAAATCACCCTGATTTGGCTGTTGCAGGCAAGGCTGCACTCGATAAATATGGATATGGCATTTCTTCTGTGCGTTTCATTTGCGGCACACAGGATGTGCACCGCCAGCTTGAATCCGAAATAGCGGATTTTTTAGGAATGGAAGATTCTATTCTCTATGCTGCCTGCTTTGATGCAAATGGTGGCCTGTTCGAGCCGCTTTTGGGCGAAGACGATGCTATTATTTCTGATGCGCTTAATCATGCTTCCATTATTGATGGCATACGGCTGTGCAAGGCAAAGCGCTATCGGTATGCCAATAATAATATGGCAGAGCTTGAGGCGCGCTTACAAGAGGCAGATGCAGCAGGTGCGCGGCATAAGCTAATAGCAACAGACGGTGTCTTTTCAATGGACGGCATCATCGCTGATCTTAAATCAGTGTGTGATTTAGCCGAAAAATACAATGCTATTGTGATGGTGGATGACAGTCATGCAACGGGCTTTACCGGAGTAGCAGGGCGCGGCACACCAGAACACTGCGGTGTTGAAGGGCGGGTGGATATTCTAACTGGAACACTTGGTAAGGCACTTGGCGGTGGCTCAGGTGGTTATATAGCAGCACGCAAAGAGATTATAGAACTGCTGCGTCAGCGTTCGCGGCCATACCTGTTTTCAAATGCTCTGCCTCCTGTAACGGCGGCGGTTGCCCTGAAAGCTCTTGAACTTGTACGCGGTGCAACAAACCGGCGTGCTCAACTCAAGGATAATGCTGTGCGCTTTCGCACGGGCATGGCACAAGCAGGTTTCACTCTTGTGCCTGGCGAACACCCGATTATTCCTGTGATGTTAGGCGATGCAAAAATTGCACAGAATATGGCCGAAGAACTTTTTGAACTGGGTATTTATGTTATCGGTTTTTTCTATCCTGTAGTACCAAAAGGGCAGGCGCGTATCCGTACTCAAATGTCGGCAGCCCATACTGAAGTAGATATTGATAAAGCTGTTGCTGCCTTCACAAAAGTGGGGAAAAAACTCGGTATTATTGACGGAGCAACATCATGA